A region from the uncultured Draconibacterium sp. genome encodes:
- a CDS encoding amidohydrolase family protein: MRKIIAILLNCFFVWNCLNAQEIKRIDTHIHLYDTNRSGSFDFLDDHKLDGSVKLRFPHLAKQFADSATSAGVKFAYVVEASIRREDNFWLSEICDSTACILGFSANLNPLDETFIEDLESLSKNPKFRGIRPRIRGFNLSDAETIKRLGEIEKRGLVLELWGNNTAIASIASLYPNMNIIVNHFAGGAIRADGIPNKSAYISKLEHLATQSNVYIKISALYSRSGKRFAPTNMEYYKPLIDAAVDAFGPERVLFGSNWPLSVLRGNYKSMIKLLEAYCKQREDLSAEQLFYSNAIKAYGL; the protein is encoded by the coding sequence CAGGAAATAAAGCGCATTGATACGCATATTCATTTGTACGACACCAATCGATCAGGAAGCTTCGATTTTCTAGACGATCATAAATTGGATGGAAGCGTTAAACTTCGTTTTCCGCACTTAGCAAAACAGTTTGCCGATTCTGCAACGTCGGCAGGAGTAAAGTTTGCTTATGTTGTGGAAGCGAGTATCCGTCGGGAAGATAACTTTTGGCTTTCTGAAATTTGTGATTCTACAGCCTGTATACTTGGCTTTTCTGCTAACCTAAATCCGCTGGATGAGACATTTATAGAAGATCTTGAGTCGTTATCAAAAAATCCGAAGTTCAGAGGTATCCGCCCCCGAATTCGTGGATTTAATTTATCTGATGCGGAAACCATAAAACGCTTGGGAGAAATAGAGAAACGTGGTCTTGTCCTTGAACTTTGGGGTAATAATACAGCTATTGCGTCAATTGCCAGTTTATATCCAAACATGAATATTATTGTGAATCATTTTGCCGGAGGTGCAATCCGTGCTGATGGTATTCCCAATAAATCTGCCTACATATCTAAACTGGAGCATTTGGCGACACAAAGTAATGTGTATATCAAAATATCAGCGCTTTATTCACGTTCAGGGAAACGGTTTGCCCCAACAAACATGGAATATTATAAACCATTAATTGATGCAGCTGTGGATGCTTTTGGCCCGGAACGTGTATTGTTTGGAAGCAACTGGCCGCTATCTGTTTTACGTGGGAACTACAAAAGTATGATAAAGCTTTTGGAAGCGTATTGCAAACAAAGGGAAGATTTAAGTGCCGAGCAGTTGTTTTATTCAAACGCTATAAAGGCTTACGGCCTGTAA
- a CDS encoding sulfatase produces MEKNKQLKNILILFPEDMGNHMSSLGTPGISTPELDALALEGVRFTSNFCGQPVCSPSKGTIYTGRYPHDNGMIKNTHNFSVDQLPFPEDTDPSDYRITGVKEDIPTLIEILKENGYFTAITSKTHVQPMKKFPFDMGWGRLGSEGIYKPETWKELINAVKDGAADKPFFLMANTSLTHAPWQIKLLENGISSNPSNRLAPPTSVDWKEIPVHPFMPDTEVARKDLARYFAMVQLVDDWVGVIMNSLEEAGLAENTLVIFTPDHGMPYQRGKVACYPAGTQVPLIIKGPGISKGLSLETPVSHVDLMPTILKYLNIDIPNVQHGNSLWPLLTGRQKEFEGRKTVLTETNSYYKGRAVTDGKWYYVKNYTQPSHKAGAESPWLNPPMNIDLWMPDHKVYDNQVFSETIKSKEEFPLAYELLAQIVEGRLPQEELYNLENDPWAVNNLAENPVYKNELERMRNELRFWKAKTNF; encoded by the coding sequence ATGGAAAAGAACAAACAATTAAAGAACATCCTGATTCTGTTTCCGGAAGACATGGGCAACCATATGAGTTCGTTAGGCACTCCTGGGATTAGCACTCCAGAACTTGACGCTTTGGCTTTAGAAGGAGTAAGATTCACCTCAAATTTTTGTGGTCAGCCGGTTTGCTCACCAAGTAAAGGTACCATTTACACCGGGCGTTATCCTCACGACAACGGGATGATAAAAAACACCCACAATTTTTCGGTTGATCAACTTCCATTTCCCGAAGATACCGATCCGTCAGATTACCGAATAACTGGAGTTAAGGAGGATATTCCAACCTTAATTGAAATCTTGAAAGAAAATGGTTACTTCACGGCAATTACCTCAAAGACACATGTTCAACCCATGAAAAAATTTCCGTTCGACATGGGCTGGGGACGTTTAGGTTCAGAAGGTATTTATAAACCTGAAACGTGGAAAGAACTTATCAATGCAGTAAAGGATGGGGCCGCCGATAAACCATTTTTTTTGATGGCAAATACTTCGCTTACGCATGCGCCCTGGCAAATAAAGTTGCTTGAAAACGGGATTAGCAGTAATCCATCCAACAGGCTTGCACCACCTACAAGTGTTGACTGGAAAGAGATTCCCGTGCATCCGTTTATGCCCGATACCGAAGTGGCGCGAAAAGACCTTGCCCGATATTTTGCAATGGTGCAGTTGGTTGACGATTGGGTAGGAGTAATTATGAATTCACTTGAAGAAGCGGGTCTGGCTGAAAACACATTGGTAATTTTTACGCCCGACCATGGAATGCCATATCAGCGGGGCAAGGTGGCATGTTACCCGGCCGGAACCCAGGTTCCATTAATTATAAAAGGACCAGGAATCTCCAAAGGCCTTTCTTTGGAAACGCCGGTAAGTCATGTCGATTTGATGCCAACCATACTTAAATACCTGAATATTGATATCCCTAATGTGCAACACGGTAATTCATTATGGCCACTTCTAACCGGTCGGCAAAAAGAGTTTGAGGGGCGTAAAACAGTGCTTACCGAAACAAATTCATACTACAAAGGCCGAGCGGTAACCGATGGAAAATGGTATTACGTAAAAAATTACACACAACCTTCACACAAGGCAGGTGCCGAAAGTCCGTGGCTTAATCCTCCTATGAACATTGATCTTTGGATGCCAGATCACAAGGTTTACGACAATCAGGTATTTTCTGAAACAATAAAATCGAAGGAAGAATTTCCACTTGCCTACGAACTGCTTGCTCAGATTGTGGAGGGCAGACTTCCGCAGGAAGAGTTGTATAATCTTGAAAATGACCCGTGGGCAGTAAATAACCTTGCCGAAAATCCAGTTTATAAAAATGAGCTTGAAAGAATGAGAAATGAACTTCGGTTTTGGAAAGCTAAAACTAACTTTTAA